The following proteins are encoded in a genomic region of Neomonachus schauinslandi chromosome 7, ASM220157v2, whole genome shotgun sequence:
- the BHMT gene encoding betaine--homocysteine S-methyltransferase 1: MAPVGGKKTKRGILERLNSGEVVIGDGGFVFALEKRGYVKAGPWTPEAAVEHPEAVRQLHREFLRAGSNVMQTFTFYASEDKLENRGNYVAEKISGQKVNEAACDIARQVADEGDALVAGGVSQTPSYLSCKSETEVKKVFQQQLEVFMKKNVDFLIAEYFEHVEEAVWAVEALKTSGKPVAATMCIGPEGDLHGVSPGECAVRLVKAGASIVGVNCHFDPKISLQTVKLMKEGLEAARLKAHLMSQPLAYHTPDCNKQGFIDLPEFPFGLEPRVATRWDIQKYAREAYNLGIRYIGGCCGFEPYHIRAIAEELAPERGFLPPASEKHGSWGSGLDMHTKPWIRARARKEYWENLRIASGRPYNPSMSKPDAWGVTKGTAALMQQKEATTEQQLKELFEKQKFKSAQ, from the exons ATGGCACCCGTTGGGGGCAAAAAGACCAAGAGG GGCATCCTAGAACGTTTAAACTCTGGAGAAGTTGTGATTGGAGATGGAGGGTTTGTCTTTGCACTCGAGAAGAGGGGCTACGTGAAGGCAGGCCCCTGGACCCCAGAAGCTGCTGTGGAACATCCAGAAGCAG TTCGCCAGCTTCATCGAGAGTTCCTCAGAGCTGGATCCAATGTCATGCAAACCTTCACCTTTTATGCAAGTGAAGACAAGCTGGAGAACAGGGGAAACTATGTTGCAGAGAAAATATCT GGGCAGAAAGTCAATGAAGCTGCTTGTGACATTGCCCGGCAAGTGGCTGATGAGGGAGACGCTTTGGTGGCAGGAGGCGTGAGTCAAACACCTTCATACCTTAGTTGCAAGAGTGAAACTGAAGTTAAAAAAGTATTTCAGCAACAGTTAGAGGTCTTTATGAAGAAGAACGTGGACTTCTTGATTGCCGAG TATTTCGAGCATGTTGAAGAGGCTGTGTGGGCAGTGGAAGCCTTGAAAACATCTGGGAAACCTGTGGCAGCAACCATGTGCATCGGCCCAGAGGGAGATTTGCATGGCGTGAGCCCCGGCGAATGTGCAGTGCGCCTGGTTAAAGCAG GAGCTTCCATCGTTGGCGTGAACTGCCATTTTGATCCCAAAATTAGTTTACAAACAGTGAAGCTCATGAAAGAAGGCTTGGAGGCTGCCCGACTGAAAGCCCACCTGATGAGTCAGCCATTGGCCTACCACACTCCTGACTGCAACAAACAGGGATTTATCGATCTACCAGAATTCCCCTTTG GACTGGAGCCCAGAGTTGCAACCAGATGGGATATTCAAAAATATGCCAGAGAGGCCTACAATCTGGGGATCAGGTACATTGGCGGATGCTGTGGATTTGAGCCCTACCACATCAGGGCAATTGCAGAGGAGCTGGCCCCCGAAAGGGGCTTTTTGCCCCCAGCTTCGGAAAAGCATGGCAGCTGGGGAAGTGGTTTGGACATGCACACCAAACCGTGGATTAGAGCAAG GGCCAGGAAGGAATACTGGGAGAATCTTCGGATAGCCTCGGGCAGGCCATACAACCCTTCAATGTCAAAGCCCGACGCCTGGGGAGTGACCAAAGGAACAGCTGCGCTGATGCAGCAGAAAGAAGCCACAACTGAGCAGCAGCTGAAAGAGctctttgaaaaacagaaatttaaatcGGCACAGTAG